A region from the Carassius carassius chromosome 33, fCarCar2.1, whole genome shotgun sequence genome encodes:
- the LOC132113903 gene encoding dnaJ homolog subfamily C member 4-like, whose product MLLEAHLRLSQGCLWFCKSAQRLFSLCTARRSSTNYYELLGVKPDATPEQIKNAFFDQSKKLHPDSDPSNPGLHSQFVQLNEAYRVLSREGSRRDYDLRLRYQYAAGPISSSTSSPSAEAAESMRYWEQFRQAQPQENTTEEREKRKKRNMHLVGYCMLTMLLSLSAHYFGFRKLEEVHNNFMDEKDRIITDIYNKSKERARVNGFKKQQEILRQKHAEFLERHKIRSDGEDE is encoded by the exons ATGCTGTTGGAGGCTCATCTTCGTCTCTCTCAGGGTTGTTTGTGGTTCTGTAAAAGTGCTCAGCGGCTGTTCTCACTCTGTACTGCGCGCAG GTCATCAACCAATTACTATGAACTTCTTGGGGTGAAACCAGATGCTACACCggaacaaattaaaaatgcattcttCGACCAATCCAAAAAG TTGCACCCTGACAGTGACCCCTCCAATCCCGGTCTGCACAGTCAGTTTGTGCAGCTGAACGAGGCGTACAGGGTGCTGAGCAGAGAAGGGTCCAGACGAGATTATGACCTCAGGCTGAGGTACCAGTATGCTGCAGGTCCGATCTCCAGCTCCACCAGCAGCCCCAG TGCGGAGGCTGCAGAGAGCATGCGTTACTGGGAGCAGTTCAGACAGGCCCAGCCTCAGGAGAACACGACCGAGGAGCGGGAAAAGAGAAAGAAACGCAACATGCACTTGGTTGGCTACTGCATGCTAACCATGCTACTCAGTCTCTCCGCACATTACTTTGGGTTCAG GAAACTGGAAGAGGTCCATAATAACTTCATGGATGAGAAGGATAGAATCATCACTGATATCTACAACAAATCCAAAGAAAGAGCCAG AGTGAACGGCTTTAAGAAGCAGCAGGAGATCTTGAGACAGAAGCACGCTGAGTTCCTGGAGAGACACAAGATCCGCAGTGATGGAGAAGATGAATAA